A part of Desulfobacter sp. genomic DNA contains:
- a CDS encoding IS256 family transposase has protein sequence MDKKKLEALVKELAKDVKSEKDLSTLTSEIVKLTVETALNAEIEDHLGYPKNSPDGRNSGNSRNGYSSKTLKGDFGQVEMQTPRDRNGTFDPQFVKKGQTRLTQFDDQILALYAKGMTTRDIVATFKEMYGAEVSHTLISKVTDSVIDQVNAWQNRPLDDIYPIIYLDCIVIKVRQDNQVVNKSVYIALGINSEDHKELMGLWIAETEGAKFWLSVLTELQSRGLKDIFIACVDGLKGFPDAIKTVYPEAKIQLCIVHMVRNSLKYVVYKDKKQVATDLKAIYNSATVSDAEKSLDNFSERWDKKYPPISRSWRSHWDNLITIFDYPQEIRRIIYTTNAIESLNSVIRKAIKNRKIFPSDNSACKIIYLAIMSASKKWSMPLQKWKPAMNRFSIEFEGRFHV, from the coding sequence ATGGACAAGAAGAAACTTGAAGCCTTGGTAAAAGAGCTTGCCAAGGACGTTAAATCAGAAAAAGACCTCTCAACACTTACCAGTGAAATAGTCAAATTGACAGTTGAGACAGCTTTGAATGCCGAGATAGAGGACCATCTGGGCTACCCCAAAAATAGCCCAGATGGCCGGAACTCTGGTAACAGCCGTAATGGATATTCCTCAAAAACATTAAAGGGCGATTTCGGGCAAGTTGAGATGCAGACGCCCAGGGATCGAAACGGCACTTTTGACCCTCAGTTCGTTAAAAAAGGCCAAACCCGGCTGACTCAGTTTGATGACCAGATCCTGGCCCTCTATGCGAAGGGTATGACCACCAGAGATATCGTAGCCACTTTTAAAGAGATGTATGGTGCTGAGGTCTCCCATACCCTGATTTCCAAAGTAACCGATTCTGTGATCGATCAGGTCAATGCCTGGCAGAACAGGCCGCTGGATGACATATATCCTATTATTTACCTGGATTGCATCGTCATTAAAGTCCGCCAGGACAACCAGGTCGTGAATAAATCCGTATATATTGCATTGGGCATTAATTCAGAAGATCATAAAGAACTCATGGGACTCTGGATCGCAGAGACAGAGGGAGCCAAGTTCTGGTTGTCTGTCCTGACCGAACTTCAAAGCAGAGGATTGAAAGATATCTTCATTGCCTGCGTTGACGGACTCAAAGGATTTCCAGATGCCATTAAAACCGTTTATCCGGAAGCAAAAATCCAATTATGCATCGTTCATATGGTTAGAAATTCTCTTAAATATGTTGTCTATAAAGACAAAAAGCAGGTCGCAACGGATCTTAAAGCTATTTACAATTCAGCAACCGTGTCTGATGCAGAGAAGTCTTTGGATAATTTTTCAGAACGCTGGGATAAAAAATATCCACCCATCAGCAGATCCTGGCGCAGCCACTGGGACAACCTGATTACCATTTTCGATTATCCCCAGGAAATCCGTCGAATCATCTATACCACCAATGCGATTGAGTCTTTGAACAGTGTCATTAGAAAGGCGATTAAGAACAGGAAGATTTTTCCAAGCGATAATTCTGCTTGTAAAATTATATATTTGGCAATAATGTCAGCCTCAAAGAAGTGGAGCATGCCGCTTCAAAAGTGGAAACCGGCCATGAACCGATTCTCCATTGAATTTGAAGGCAGATTTCATGTATAG
- a CDS encoding SBBP repeat-containing protein, which produces MVNVSLQRRQADIFTKNIMPKGDCPFHHPLRWGIQVLIILLLAVPVSIALANPEGGNVVQGQAVINKESATKTTIHQISDKAIINWQQFNIGKGEHTRFVQPSKTAVTLNRVTGQDPSKILGKLSANGQVFLVNPNGIVVGKDSRIDVAGLMASTADITDENFMAGRYEFNISGHPDAKIINQGSINIEQGGLVALVAPHVENQGCIIAKLGRVVLAGADRFTLDLYGDDLIALEVGSDLLERAQTADGQSLKQLVSNSGTIQADGGYVLLTTDVAKDVLDQVINMDGYVVAQSAEERNGTIVLKGGDTADVNISGTIDASAGDADVDYAGEVRITAGEIIRLDRNAQILAHGHIEGADGGFVAIATQDVQNINGTVSVKALNLNNENGWLYIGNNIDAADTMRNPNLEGAGVQPDQSTVLFEENLGQTDANVNFLTRTDSATLYLTTAEAVLSMETGENTNGNIEMGLSGSNTEVTAIGENKQQSYSNYYIGNDESNWVEGASHYGAVRYKNVYNGIDLVYYGNKNGDIEYDLVVSEGADVSQIAMNYKGASNVVLNEVGDLVITLGERTVIQKAPLTYQVERDAKVIVPSRYELREDGQVNIQTDDYDATRLLVVDPILEWSSYLGGSNSDYGRGIAVDDTGSIFVTGSTSSADFNTSNGFDTTLGGTQDAFVTKISSNGSILWSSYFGGNNSDNANGIAVDSGGNAVVSGSTSSSNFNTTNGFDTSLGGMQDSFVSKFSSTGALIWSSYLGGSSHDWGKAIVVDENDNILVTGYTNSSNFDTSSGFDTALGGTQDAFISKISSGGVLSWSSYLGGSGTDQGFGIATDGNNNIFVTGQTNSADFDTSRGFDTSLGGTWDAFITKISSNGSVSWSSYLGGSGNENYLLGGFDVSADRSGNVWVTGPTASADFNTVNGFDTTLGGPSDAYVTKISSSGSVSWSSYLGGSGSDRGVGIALDGNGDAFITGDTSSSDFNTSSGFDTSLGGSWDAFVTKITSNGSVSWSSYYGGNEQDNSTGIALDSAGNIFITGYTRSTDIASNGFDLTIDGSVDAFIAKITDPATSQVTDNVSQELSQEIVRIENIVFKDKFIPTFDQQLISSVDDTIQLISPVDETTQINNNFIFKPKVAASYSGQFIKSEESGGGAKPIIYDGIEITGDNYFSFPSSERYQIAFQLISKAKTLAEQKYPNGLPLDIKNTIDSMDSTLNLTFLGTAAGFLNNVAVEDGRLVFDDQTSPLVLKTFSNMRPDVANAILGLKDESFEQDGINFDIISTKNKYSPMEIIVDRLLTQNAFYEYVSAHKNANTAVELGLITPEENHFVDFDIPKIPEYPNGVGPILTTINNTAQDLVIAGTQIIAKYDDIKNDVDKISLSYDLLTNAWDNGTRMITSFQEMADGKGVGINFATSFVALATDLANDLNQLAGGEESDGLGLGANASKILLKISNIKKLKDKEKLYTTIQKVDKSGIAEKYVRVIQDTINAEIVNILQLGTDSFDKLMPAMGINLLTEQVKLWAIGAEGIVDARKQLLSIQLLDNQNINNVYSEAIPTSRLERTVGISEFKKTSEAIVDALTKNQNQQI; this is translated from the coding sequence ATGGTAAACGTCTCACTGCAAAGAAGACAGGCAGATATCTTTACGAAAAATATTATGCCCAAAGGTGATTGCCCGTTTCATCACCCATTAAGATGGGGTATTCAGGTATTGATTATTCTATTGCTTGCCGTACCCGTGTCAATCGCTTTGGCGAATCCGGAAGGTGGTAATGTTGTGCAGGGACAGGCGGTAATAAATAAGGAATCCGCAACCAAGACAACGATTCATCAAATATCAGATAAAGCGATTATTAACTGGCAGCAGTTTAATATCGGTAAAGGAGAACATACCCGGTTTGTCCAGCCGTCAAAAACAGCAGTCACCCTCAACCGGGTAACGGGTCAGGACCCTTCCAAGATTTTGGGAAAACTATCGGCAAACGGCCAGGTTTTTCTGGTAAACCCCAATGGTATTGTAGTTGGGAAAGATTCCCGGATTGATGTTGCCGGGCTTATGGCATCAACCGCGGACATAACCGATGAAAATTTTATGGCAGGCCGGTATGAGTTTAATATTTCAGGCCATCCCGATGCAAAAATTATCAACCAGGGCAGCATTAACATTGAGCAGGGCGGCCTGGTTGCCTTGGTTGCCCCCCATGTTGAAAACCAGGGTTGTATCATCGCCAAACTGGGCAGGGTCGTCCTGGCCGGCGCAGACAGATTTACCCTGGACTTGTACGGCGATGATCTGATTGCCCTGGAAGTCGGTAGTGACCTACTGGAACGCGCCCAGACCGCAGACGGCCAGTCTCTCAAACAACTTGTGAGCAACAGTGGAACGATCCAGGCCGATGGCGGCTATGTCCTGCTGACCACGGATGTGGCGAAAGATGTGCTGGACCAGGTAATTAATATGGACGGTTACGTCGTTGCTCAGAGTGCTGAGGAACGCAACGGGACCATTGTTTTAAAGGGCGGTGATACCGCAGACGTTAACATTTCAGGCACCATAGATGCTTCAGCTGGGGACGCTGATGTCGATTATGCCGGAGAAGTGCGCATAACAGCAGGGGAAATAATACGTCTGGATCGCAATGCCCAGATATTGGCCCACGGCCATATTGAAGGGGCAGATGGAGGATTTGTGGCCATTGCTACCCAAGATGTTCAAAACATAAATGGCACCGTATCTGTCAAAGCATTGAATTTGAATAATGAAAACGGCTGGCTTTATATCGGTAACAATATTGACGCAGCTGATACCATGCGGAATCCTAATCTGGAAGGTGCCGGAGTGCAACCGGACCAATCCACGGTATTGTTTGAAGAGAATCTTGGGCAAACAGATGCCAATGTGAATTTTCTGACCCGCACAGACAGTGCTACGCTCTATTTAACCACAGCCGAGGCTGTCCTTTCAATGGAGACCGGTGAGAACACTAATGGTAACATTGAAATGGGGTTATCAGGTTCAAATACAGAAGTTACAGCAATTGGTGAAAACAAGCAGCAGAGTTACTCTAATTATTATATTGGCAATGACGAATCCAATTGGGTGGAAGGTGCGTCCCATTATGGTGCAGTCCGTTATAAAAATGTTTATAACGGCATTGATCTGGTTTATTACGGCAACAAAAACGGAGACATTGAATATGATTTGGTGGTATCAGAAGGTGCTGATGTTTCCCAAATTGCCATGAATTATAAAGGTGCCTCTAACGTGGTTCTCAATGAGGTGGGAGACCTGGTGATTACCCTTGGAGAGCGGACGGTCATTCAAAAGGCGCCGTTGACTTATCAGGTAGAACGTGATGCGAAGGTGATTGTACCCAGTCGATATGAGTTGCGCGAAGATGGCCAGGTCAATATTCAGACAGATGATTACGACGCGACTCGTCTATTGGTTGTTGATCCGATTCTGGAGTGGTCCAGTTATCTTGGGGGAAGTAATTCTGATTACGGTCGTGGAATAGCCGTTGATGATACTGGCAGTATATTTGTGACAGGCTCCACGTCTTCTGCAGATTTCAATACCAGCAATGGTTTTGATACCACGTTAGGGGGCACACAAGATGCCTTTGTTACCAAAATTTCTTCAAATGGTTCTATTCTTTGGTCGAGCTATTTTGGTGGCAACAACTCTGATAATGCCAATGGAATAGCGGTTGATAGTGGTGGAAATGCAGTTGTGTCAGGAAGTACATCATCCTCTAATTTTAATACGACCAATGGGTTTGATACCTCCTTAGGCGGGATGCAGGATTCTTTTGTAAGCAAATTTTCTTCAACCGGCGCCTTAATCTGGTCCAGCTATTTAGGAGGAAGCAGTCATGACTGGGGTAAAGCAATTGTTGTTGATGAAAATGATAATATACTTGTTACAGGTTACACGAATTCGTCAAATTTTGATACCAGTAGCGGCTTTGATACCGCATTGGGGGGCACACAAGATGCCTTTATTTCAAAGATTTCATCGGGCGGCGTATTGTCCTGGTCCAGTTATCTTGGGGGAAGCGGCACAGATCAGGGGTTTGGAATAGCAACGGATGGCAATAACAATATTTTTGTAACAGGACAGACGAATTCTGCTGATTTTGATACCAGCAGGGGTTTTGATACTTCTTTAGGGGGAACTTGGGATGCCTTCATAACAAAAATTTCATCTAATGGTTCTGTGTCCTGGTCCAGTTATTTAGGTGGAAGTGGTAACGAAAATTATTTGTTGGGAGGCTTTGACGTTTCAGCGGATAGAAGTGGAAATGTATGGGTGACGGGGCCAACGGCCTCTGCAGATTTTAATACGGTCAATGGTTTTGATACAACGCTTGGAGGTCCTTCAGATGCCTATGTCACAAAAATTTCATCGAGTGGTTCTGTTTCCTGGTCCAGTTATTTAGGAGGAAGCGGAAGTGACCGTGGGGTTGGTATTGCACTGGATGGGAATGGCGACGCATTTATCACAGGGGATACATCATCATCTGATTTTAATACCAGCAGCGGTTTTGATACTTCATTGGGCGGATCCTGGGATGCTTTCGTAACAAAAATCACATCTAATGGTTCTGTTTCCTGGTCCAGTTATTACGGGGGAAACGAACAAGATAACAGTACTGGAATCGCCTTAGATTCCGCGGGTAATATTTTCATTACCGGATATACACGATCGACGGATATCGCTTCTAACGGCTTTGATCTCACCATCGACGGTTCAGTCGACGCCTTTATTGCCAAAATCACCGACCCGGCAACCTCTCAGGTTACAGACAATGTATCACAAGAATTATCACAAGAGATCGTTCGGATTGAGAATATTGTTTTCAAGGATAAATTTATTCCAACCTTTGACCAACAACTGATCAGTTCCGTGGACGATACCATACAATTAATCAGTCCTGTGGACGAAACCACACAAATTAACAACAATTTTATATTCAAGCCAAAAGTTGCTGCTTCATATAGTGGACAATTTATTAAATCTGAGGAAAGTGGGGGGGGAGCCAAACCTATAATATATGATGGAATTGAAATAACGGGTGACAACTATTTTAGTTTTCCGTCTTCTGAAAGATATCAAATTGCCTTTCAACTAATTTCGAAAGCAAAAACATTGGCAGAGCAGAAATACCCGAATGGGTTACCATTAGACATCAAAAATACGATTGACTCTATGGATAGCACCTTAAATTTAACTTTCCTGGGAACTGCTGCAGGTTTTCTTAATAATGTTGCTGTTGAGGATGGCAGATTAGTGTTTGATGACCAAACAAGCCCACTTGTACTAAAAACTTTTTCGAATATGCGTCCTGATGTTGCCAATGCTATCTTAGGCTTAAAAGATGAAAGTTTTGAACAAGATGGTATAAACTTCGATATTATTTCCACAAAAAATAAATATTCCCCAATGGAAATTATCGTAGATAGATTACTCACACAAAATGCTTTTTATGAATATGTTTCAGCTCATAAAAATGCAAATACTGCTGTTGAACTAGGGTTGATTACTCCAGAAGAAAATCATTTTGTAGATTTTGATATTCCCAAAATACCCGAATACCCAAACGGAGTCGGGCCAATTTTAACCACAATTAACAATACAGCGCAGGATCTAGTAATTGCTGGCACGCAAATTATTGCTAAATACGATGATATCAAAAATGATGTTGATAAAATCTCTTTAAGCTATGATCTTTTGACAAATGCGTGGGACAATGGAACGCGAATGATAACTTCTTTTCAAGAAATGGCTGATGGGAAAGGTGTGGGAATAAATTTTGCAACTTCATTCGTTGCTTTGGCTACCGATTTAGCGAATGATTTAAATCAGCTTGCGGGGGGAGAAGAGTCGGATGGATTAGGGCTTGGAGCTAATGCCTCTAAGATATTATTAAAAATTTCTAATATAAAAAAATTAAAAGATAAAGAAAAGCTTTATACAACTATTCAAAAAGTGGATAAGAGTGGAATAGCCGAAAAATATGTTCGTGTTATCCAAGATACAATAAACGCTGAAATAGTAAACATTTTGCAACTGGGAACAGATTCCTTTGATAAATTAATGCCAGCGATGGGGATAAACCTTTTAACAGAACAAGTGAAACTATGGGCTATAGGGGCGGAAGGTATAGTAGATGCAAGAAAACAATTGCTAAGTATCCAACTGTTAGATAATCAAAACATAAACAATGTTTATTCCGAGGCAATTCCAACAAGTCGATTAGAAAGAACGGTTGGCATATCTGAATTTAAGAAAACATCTGAAGCTATTGTTGATGCTCTTACAAAGAATCAAAACCAGCAAATATGA
- a CDS encoding ShlB/FhaC/HecB family hemolysin secretion/activation protein translates to MLLKLNSKVKKNTCLWICIFNLIVLGVCIENNSWADQKLPATIDPGRVDKKYEPPLTPLSIPEAPLTIRHPKRLPIKDAEKIRFILKEVRLEGNTVYTQSQLMQFYDTPLNTKVSLADIYNVTDKITAHYRNDGYILSQAIIPVQTITDGKITLQIIEGFVDDVEISGDIQGSVYILEAFGEKITESRPLKNEVFERYALFANDLFGAKVKAILRPSKNQPGAATVVFTTEHTHASGSVGIHNRGTDSVGPLEVVGSLNLNSSLGLYEQISAVLVITTDYREQKYAALTYKQPVGTEGAVVSLSANMNRSEPDGQFMRLTEVETESENYKISYEYPHIRTRKKNLRSRISFEHRKSKTQQLNQVSALDKIRVLTAGATYDFVDKANATNLLDLSISQGLDILDATKTGSDNLSRSDGRSDFTKLNIMATRSQPLSNKWGLQFGMIGQYSFSDLLSSQEFGFGGAQYGRAYDSSEITGDHGIAFKTELQYAQQSQLPFLNSWQLYSFYDIGKVWQLSSLPGEESNESAASAGLGFRFNSPFNISGSLEMAVPLTRPVAAESPGGKDPRFFFNLNSSF, encoded by the coding sequence ATGTTGCTGAAATTGAACTCAAAGGTGAAAAAGAACACTTGCCTCTGGATCTGCATTTTTAATTTGATCGTTTTAGGGGTATGCATTGAGAATAATAGTTGGGCAGATCAGAAACTTCCCGCCACAATTGATCCCGGCCGGGTCGATAAAAAATACGAGCCGCCCCTTACCCCCCTGTCCATCCCCGAAGCCCCCCTTACCATTAGACACCCCAAACGATTGCCCATAAAAGATGCGGAAAAAATAAGATTTATTCTCAAAGAGGTTCGTCTTGAAGGCAATACTGTTTATACCCAATCTCAATTGATGCAATTTTATGACACCCCTCTGAATACAAAAGTATCTTTGGCAGATATATACAATGTCACAGATAAGATCACGGCCCATTATCGTAATGACGGGTACATTCTATCCCAAGCCATCATTCCCGTCCAGACAATAACCGATGGAAAAATTACCCTGCAGATTATTGAAGGATTTGTTGATGATGTAGAGATTTCGGGTGATATCCAGGGCAGTGTATACATATTGGAAGCCTTTGGAGAAAAAATAACTGAATCCAGGCCCTTGAAGAACGAGGTGTTTGAGCGCTACGCATTGTTTGCCAATGATCTTTTCGGCGCAAAGGTTAAAGCGATTCTTCGCCCCTCAAAAAATCAGCCAGGTGCAGCAACCGTCGTGTTCACAACGGAACACACCCATGCAAGCGGAAGCGTTGGCATTCATAACAGGGGGACCGACAGCGTGGGACCATTGGAGGTGGTCGGAAGTTTGAATCTTAACTCATCCCTGGGATTATATGAGCAGATTTCAGCCGTGCTTGTCATAACAACCGATTACCGGGAGCAAAAGTACGCAGCGCTTACCTATAAACAGCCTGTCGGAACTGAGGGGGCTGTTGTTTCTTTATCTGCAAATATGAACCGTTCCGAACCGGATGGACAATTCATGCGCCTTACCGAGGTGGAAACAGAAAGTGAAAACTATAAGATTTCCTATGAGTATCCGCACATCCGGACGCGCAAGAAGAACTTGCGGTCCCGCATCAGTTTTGAGCATCGAAAATCAAAAACCCAACAACTCAACCAGGTGTCCGCCCTGGATAAAATTCGTGTGCTGACGGCTGGCGCAACCTATGACTTTGTGGACAAGGCCAATGCTACAAATCTATTAGATCTGTCTATATCCCAGGGGCTTGACATTCTTGATGCCACCAAGACAGGTTCCGACAACCTTTCCCGGTCAGACGGCAGAAGTGATTTCACAAAACTCAATATCATGGCAACTCGGAGTCAGCCGTTAAGCAATAAATGGGGATTGCAGTTTGGAATGATCGGTCAATATTCCTTCAGCGACCTTCTCTCATCACAGGAATTCGGGTTTGGCGGAGCCCAATATGGGCGAGCATATGATTCCTCCGAAATAACCGGGGACCATGGCATTGCTTTTAAAACAGAATTACAATACGCACAACAGAGCCAACTGCCCTTTTTAAATAGTTGGCAACTCTATAGTTTTTACGATATCGGCAAAGTCTGGCAGTTAAGCTCTCTGCCAGGGGAGGAATCAAATGAATCCGCTGCTTCTGCCGGTCTTGGATTTCGTTTTAATTCACCGTTCAATATTTCCGGTTCACTGGAAATGGCCGTACCTTTAACGCGGCCGGTCGCAGCAGAAAGCCCCGGCGGTAAAGACCCACGATTCTTCTTTAACCTGAATTCAAGTTTTTGA
- a CDS encoding site-specific integrase — MVKITDGLKPSTKKLKYSLLKSLFNFVENTAIPDLSNPCDAPVLAKTFRVSKLQPWTILERDAVDEFIFKTDNHRNRLMLELMARGGMRIGEVLKLKPREVQDRKLHLPNPKSGRASEVVFIPQKVADRLREYIAAEKILDDERIFPLGYTRAREIVKNAGKKIGVDVKPHDLRRHAATYASRSGVPIEIVSKIILRHSNLSTTQRYLGKVSDTEAMYWIENIYR; from the coding sequence CTGGTCAAAATCACGGACGGCCTGAAACCATCGACTAAGAAACTCAAATACTCCCTTCTCAAGAGCCTGTTCAATTTTGTTGAAAACACCGCCATACCAGATCTCTCCAATCCGTGTGACGCTCCTGTCCTTGCAAAGACATTCCGGGTGTCCAAACTGCAGCCATGGACAATCTTGGAACGAGATGCCGTTGATGAATTCATTTTCAAAACGGACAATCATAGAAACAGACTTATGCTTGAACTGATGGCAAGGGGGGGAATGAGGATCGGTGAAGTCTTGAAACTGAAGCCTCGGGAGGTCCAGGATCGAAAACTTCATTTGCCAAATCCCAAAAGTGGACGGGCGTCCGAAGTCGTTTTTATTCCCCAAAAGGTGGCGGACCGGTTACGTGAATATATTGCCGCTGAAAAAATCCTGGATGATGAGCGTATTTTTCCATTGGGTTACACCCGAGCCCGGGAAATTGTCAAAAATGCCGGAAAAAAGATTGGGGTTGATGTAAAACCCCATGATCTCCGGAGGCATGCCGCCACCTATGCCAGTCGTTCGGGAGTGCCTATTGAAATCGTGTCAAAGATCATTCTCCGACATTCCAACCTGTCTACCACCCAAAGATATTTGGGCAAAGTCAGCGACACTGAGGCCATGTATTGGATTGAGAATATTTACCGGTAA
- a CDS encoding ankyrin repeat domain-containing protein — protein MFYKKLYRSLIVTFTDALLIVLFTAQCIAGQTIEPVLRGKDPLPNALRGPGVESLDALENTSANEKIKSESDIQGMLLQALGMDDVAQAVYLISKGAQINQPLSETGATPLMLAQSLPMGRMLVSKGANVSARDTKGGTVMHYAIARPAAQDLIPFLVESGANINTRGWENETPFNIAINYLNETRTANMEIIKLLAELGADINATDNYGYTGLMQAAALDNTTLADTLISLGADETLTDPYGKTAKEIAHESGSRYIYLQLQ, from the coding sequence ATGTTTTATAAAAAATTGTATAGGTCCCTGATAGTCACCTTCACCGACGCTCTACTGATTGTTTTGTTCACGGCCCAATGTATTGCAGGGCAAACCATTGAGCCGGTCCTCCGGGGCAAAGATCCTCTTCCGAATGCCCTGAGGGGGCCGGGGGTTGAAAGCCTTGATGCCCTTGAAAATACATCAGCAAATGAAAAGATAAAAAGTGAAAGCGATATTCAAGGAATGCTTCTACAAGCTTTGGGTATGGATGATGTTGCTCAAGCCGTTTATCTTATCTCAAAAGGGGCGCAGATCAATCAACCCCTTTCTGAGACGGGAGCTACTCCATTGATGCTGGCTCAATCACTTCCCATGGGCCGGATGCTTGTTTCAAAGGGGGCCAATGTCAGTGCCCGGGATACCAAGGGCGGTACTGTCATGCACTATGCCATTGCAAGACCAGCGGCACAGGATCTTATCCCTTTTCTTGTAGAATCCGGTGCTAATATCAACACCCGGGGATGGGAAAATGAAACACCATTCAATATTGCCATCAATTATCTTAATGAAACCAGAACAGCGAATATGGAAATAATAAAACTGTTGGCAGAATTAGGCGCAGACATTAATGCCACGGACAATTATGGTTACACGGGGCTTATGCAGGCCGCTGCCTTAGACAACACGACCTTGGCTGATACACTCATTTCCCTTGGTGCGGACGAGACCCTGACAGACCCTTATGGTAAAACCGCAAAGGAGATTGCTCATGAATCTGGTTCCAGGTATATCTATCTTCAACTTCAATAA
- a CDS encoding putative Na+/H+ antiporter: protein MELIKVRSAIILLFFVLVSTTFVYAGGGGSAPHGVTVNFPPSFANYNDADIEGVGTILKHRIGHTPFNLVATLIFLAAILHTFLSSKFLYYAHKWKAEHQKDIETGKASESSTRLRAEIFHFLGEVEVVFGLWAIVLTAAIVLFYDWQTFVSYISSVNYTEPMFVVVIMTLASSRPILNLSEKIMSRVAGIFKGTLAAWWLTIMTLGPILGSFITEPAAMTISAMLLARKFYELKPSKKLKYATIALLFVNISVGGTLTHFAAPPVLMVAAPWDWNLPFMLTAFGWKAVIGIIFSNTLVFLVFRKEISKLERKFKLSMLKNEIKDKYIHSDFLKKDLRMAEERIGRDLQQEFQRIKDSAKKSTMTVCDMDDTDCSLLEETFEQEFEDLKIQQMSVSVPGLLPRDKRPRLSDPNWDKRSGDVPGWIIAVHVTFMVWTIVNAHYPAIFVSGMLFFIGFSHVTWPFQNNISLKSPMLVGFFLGGLVIHGGLQGWWIAPVLGSLGELPLMLSAIVLTAFNDNAAITYLSTLVPGFTDSLKYAVVAGAVTGGGLTVIANAPNPAGQSLLKNYFSNGISPILLLTYAIVPTIIMTLCFVFL, encoded by the coding sequence ATGGAGCTTATAAAAGTACGGTCTGCAATCATCCTTTTGTTTTTTGTATTAGTGTCCACCACATTTGTCTATGCAGGTGGGGGAGGTTCCGCCCCTCATGGAGTCACTGTCAATTTTCCACCCAGTTTTGCAAATTACAATGATGCTGATATCGAAGGTGTCGGAACAATACTTAAACATCGTATCGGTCATACGCCGTTTAACTTGGTGGCCACTCTTATTTTCCTGGCAGCGATTCTCCATACTTTTCTCAGCAGCAAATTTCTCTATTACGCCCATAAATGGAAAGCTGAACACCAAAAAGATATTGAAACAGGAAAGGCTTCGGAAAGCTCCACCAGGCTCCGTGCAGAGATTTTTCATTTTTTAGGTGAGGTTGAGGTTGTTTTTGGCCTATGGGCTATAGTGCTGACGGCTGCGATTGTTCTCTTCTATGACTGGCAAACCTTTGTCTCCTATATAAGCAGTGTAAATTATACTGAGCCTATGTTTGTGGTGGTCATAATGACCCTGGCTTCATCACGTCCTATTTTAAATCTTTCTGAAAAGATCATGAGCCGTGTTGCAGGTATTTTTAAAGGGACTTTGGCGGCCTGGTGGCTCACTATTATGACCCTGGGCCCCATCTTGGGTTCATTTATCACTGAACCAGCAGCAATGACCATTTCGGCCATGTTGCTTGCACGAAAATTTTATGAACTAAAGCCGAGTAAGAAGCTTAAATATGCAACCATAGCTTTGCTTTTTGTCAATATTTCTGTCGGTGGAACCCTTACCCATTTTGCCGCCCCGCCGGTCCTTATGGTGGCAGCTCCGTGGGACTGGAATCTACCTTTCATGCTAACCGCATTTGGCTGGAAGGCTGTTATTGGTATTATTTTTTCAAACACACTGGTTTTCCTGGTGTTCAGGAAAGAAATTTCTAAGCTCGAAAGAAAATTTAAGCTGTCTATGCTGAAAAATGAGATTAAGGATAAATATATTCATAGCGATTTTCTCAAAAAGGACCTGAGGATGGCTGAGGAACGCATCGGTAGGGATCTGCAGCAGGAATTTCAGAGGATTAAAGACTCTGCCAAAAAGTCCACAATGACAGTTTGTGATATGGATGACACTGATTGCTCATTGCTGGAGGAAACATTTGAACAGGAATTTGAAGATCTCAAAATACAACAAATGAGTGTTTCCGTACCGGGTCTGCTTCCCAGAGATAAAAGACCCAGGCTCAGTGATCCTAATTGGGACAAGCGCTCCGGTGATGTTCCCGGTTGGATTATAGCTGTCCATGTTACCTTTATGGTCTGGACCATTGTGAATGCACACTATCCGGCTATATTTGTTTCTGGAATGTTGTTTTTTATAGGCTTTAGCCATGTTACCTGGCCATTTCAGAACAATATCAGCCTGAAGTCCCCTATGCTGGTAGGATTTTTCCTGGGTGGTCTGGTTATCCACGGCGGCCTCCAAGGATGGTGGATTGCCCCGGTGCTTGGTAGCCTGGGAGAATTGCCTCTTATGTTGAGTGCGATTGTGCTCACAGCTTTCAATGATAATGCCGCTATAACTTACTTGAGCACCTTGGTGCCTGGTTTCACTGACAGTCTGAAATATGCGGTGGTAGCTGGTGCCGTTACCGGCGGTGGGCTTACTGTAATTGCCAATGCCCCAAACCCGGCTGGACAAAGCCTATTGAAAAATTATTTCAGTAATGGAATTTCCCCTATACTACTTCTCACCTATGCAATTGTACCTACCATAATTATGACTCTTTGTTTTGTTTTCCTATAA